The window GATGCTGAATTGGATGAGTTAAAAAGAAACCGCTATGGTGATGCTAGAGGACGACAGGCAAACTTAGCTGAAAGCCCAGCTCAGTTATTGCTTGAAGCAGCATCAGCTAAGCAATCTGCCGGTAAAAAGGTCACTTCCAGTGTCCAACAGAACCACACATCTGTAAAATCTTCAGGGGATCCTGGGGTCCCGAATGTTAGTCAGACAATTCTTAAGTCTTCTGATTCCCAACCTGATGATGGAAACAAAAATGGAGGAGCCAGTGGTGAGGAGTTAAACAAAGTACCAAGTACTGCCCGGATTTCTAATCCCGTGAAGCAAAGGGAGTATAGGCGGCCTGATGGCAGAAAGAGGATTATTCCAGAAGCAGTTGGTGTGCCTGTTCATCAGGAAAATATCTCTGGTGGGACCACAGATCAAGCACTTGATTTCCATCCTGCGGATCAGCGAAAATGTGATACTGGGGGGGTTCTTGCTGATGTTGGCACCCGGGAAGGTTCTCTTAAAAGACCATTTAGTGGGAACTCTGAAGCAAACCATTCTGGTGTTAAGGAGCGCTCCGGGATCACTGCTAGGGCAACCATTAGTGAAAGCCTTGTTATTGAAAGGGTGCCAGTCTCTTCAGGTGCAGATGGAACAATCAATGTAGAAAAGTCAGGAGTTGTGAAGGCTTGTGGTTCAGAGGTTGCTTGCAGCAGTACTGCTCTTTCAATCAGGGTCTTTGAtaagaaagaaggggaagattCCATCCCAGTTTGCTTGGAAGCTCACTTTGTCGAGCGAGCTGTTAATGACATTGTTGGGGTTGGAAATACATTTACGACTAAAGAAACAGAAGTTATATGTACAAGAGGGGCCCAAGCACTGTGGTCTGACAGAGTGTCTGGGAAAGTAACCGTCTTAGCTGGAAATTCCAATTTCTGGGCTGTTGGGTGTGAAGATGGCTGTCTCCAGGTAGTGTCTCATTATCTTGGAACTTCTCTTTTACTGTATTAATGTAGAGCTTTCCCATCAAAAGTGATGTCAAGACTCAATAACATTAGCTAGCTTCATACTACGTAAAAATTAGACAATCTTATTCCAGTATGTGTGGTGGATAGGCAAGCAGGTCTGTGCCACAATTCACTAAGATTTTACCTATCTTGGTATTTTGGATTATTTGAGAGGTTCTACTTTGTGCAAAGTAGATCCTTAGGACCTCTAGTTAATTGGCATGACTTTGAGGCATGATAACATGAGTAGATATACCAAAGCTTTACCTCATTGTTAAATAAGATCATCTAAAAGACATGAAATCTTGAGGCTCATACTTCTGTTCCTAGACTTAATTGTATTAAAAATCTGGGGATCTTGGGTTCTCAATGATCTCATGTTGgtcaatatgtatcgattcaataCAAAGGTTTTTGAATGACAACCTTTTAAAGTTCTTTTTTGAGAAGTTAAAAGTAATAATGCAAATACCAAAACAGCagtttttgaaattttgacctTAATTGGCTTAATATTTCAGGCTGTTAAATGAATACCTTTATACATTTCAGTGTAAAAAAAAGTACGAACAGAAATACCTAAAGGCAATAGTGTTTACCAAATAAATTAATTCTCAAAGACTTGAACTTCTTGTACACAAAGTAGAGGGACAAAGTGAACTTTGTGTATTGACACTTGACAGACAAAGTAGAATATCTTGAACTTAAAAACAGGTTAAAAGATTGCAGGGACTAAGTTGACTCAGGCAATTTCCTTTGACCGATAATATAAGCGTTAAATATGTAGGTCAAATGTTTTGTGAAGCCGTAAGTGACAAGTTTCCCTTCCATGTGGAGGGCTCATGTGGCTGATCCAAACCATCAAAATGGGAGGGCGTCTGTTTTAGCCATGTCTGCAATTTTCTTGTCAATATCAGCCTCATGGCTGAGCATGTATTACACTTTTGCTCTATCAATAACAcagtttttggttgttttttatttttcctaagTTGATGTTGTACAAGGTTGAAGTGGCATTTTTTCTACATGGATAGAGTAAAAGGCTGAACTTGTCCTGAATGCGTGGACAATTTTGGAATTCAAACTCATCGTTGAAGTGGCATTTTTTCTACATGGATAGAGTTGAAGGCTGAATTTGTCCCGAATGCGTGGACAATTTTGGAATTCAAACTCTTCTCCATGTCAGACTTTTTTTCCGAAATGGCATGCCTGACCTGTTTTGTCACAACAGTAAACCCACTCTGGTTATGCTTAAATACATATGTTGCCTGGTAAAACTAAGTTGAATAATACAAATACATATTCAGTTCTTACCAAGTTAGGGAAAAGAGTAATGCATTGATCTtctctgttctttttcttttctcctttttaaaccttcttcctatttcttctcCTAAGTAGATATACACAAAGTGCGGAAGACGAGCCATGCCCACCATGATGATGGGGTCAGCAGCAATATTTATAGACTGTGATGAATGTTGGAAATTGTTGCTTGTCACAAGGAGGGGATCATTATATGTATGGGATCTGTTCAAAAGGACATGTCTTCTGCATGACTCACTGTCTTCTTTGATCACTTCCAGTCCTAGCTCATCCACCAAAGTCACAGGTATTGCTTCAAAATGTAACCTGAATGGGATGGATGGGAAATTTGTTGTGTAGCTGCTTTCGCGATCAATGATCGGTCCATGTGAAGTCCGGACTTAATCGTACTTTCATGGTTTTGTGAATCTTTAACTTGAATGGTTCTGGTATTGATGATCATTGTTGTGTTTTCAGGCACAATTAAAGTTATATCCATGAGGTTCTCAAAGTCTGGTTCACCTCTTGTTGTTCTGGCCACCCGTCATGCTTTCCTTTTTGATATGAGCTTGATGTGTTGGCTGAGGATAGCAGATGATTGCTTCCCAGCATCAAATTTTGCTAGTTCGTGGACTTTAGGTTCAATTCAGAGTGGTGAGCTAGCTGCTTTGCAGGTGGATGTTGGGAAATTCTTGGCTAGAAAGCCAAGTTGGAGCAggtctttattttcttaattatttatttcttcattttctgatATTTGATTAGCAGATAAGTTCCAACTTATCACTAGTTGATTTAGGATTGTCTGTGGATAGAGTGACAGATGATGGGGTGCAGACGCGGGCACATCTGGAGGCTCAGTTGGCTTCTTCACTGGCATTGAAGTCCCCTAACGAATATCGTCAGTGCCTTCTCTCCTACATACGTTTTCTGGCAAGGTTAGGGAGTTTTATTCTGTCTTGATTTTTTCTCTTACTGGATTTTCTGCAATATACTTGGCTTTAATTGGTGGGTTTGGTTCTATATCTTCCTCGGGTTAGAAAaatctttttcttgtttaattcattATCTTGAAGTTTTGGGAAAGAATATGTTGGATTTTGtggttgatttttttaactGTTTGTGATCACCTCCATTTCTTGGGTTGTCACGTCGAACTTTCTAGTCAAGGGTGTAGAAACAAAATCACTTCGCAGCCTCAGGCAGGATAATTTATTTGGCCACATGGATTTGGTGGGCACTATGTTTCTTCTTAGGTCAAAGTGTATTGTTTCTTGCTATATTTATTAAGCTAGATTTTGAAGTATATTGGTTTATGGTGGACTAGTTTAAATTATTGTCATCCCCTGCACATACCTGTGCGTACCACCTGTTTTGAGATTCTTTAGAAGCCTTAGGGAGGTTAAATCTCTATTTTATTTAACCTTTGGTAATTTTTCCTCAGTCCTCGAGGTATTTGTAACTTATGGCAACAGGTACATGAGTGATGGTTACTTAAAAAGCATGGCACAGTTCAATTCGACCAAATAAAGCTTTCCTGTTGTACTTACCAGTAttggaaagaaacaaaagcccAAGTTTACTGTCCCATTCTATGAGAGTTAAAATATGAAAGAACTTTCATTGTGATACATACATTATAAATTGCAGTGGGAACGTATGTACCATATTTAAATATAATGTCAGATGCAATTCAGCTCAACTGTGACTTATCCTAACTTCTTTGCTCCTTGATGCTTAATGAAGGATTATCATTGTAAAGATAAACAGAAAAATTAATCTCAAGGGAGGTTGCTCAGTTTGCAAGGACCACACCTCACaaagaagaggtcatgagttcaactctcttTGGGGCccaactatcaaaaaaaaagaaaaaaagaaaagagacgGTTCCAACATGAAAATTGATCCAAGTAATTCAATTACGTCAAGAAAAGTTGAGTGAAATGCATCAGACGAGGTTCTCCTTGGTACTCAAATTTTGACGACGAAGTCAGCCACTTCATTCTCTGATATTGGcccaaaaattgaaattgaatgaGATTGGTGGAAGATAGGTGTCCAGCAAGTTCAACTCAAGTATATTGGGTAAAATTGGTCGCAGATCTCATCTCAGGCTCAATATGGTTAGGGTAAATTCCAGAGGTTAAAGAGTAGTTCACGAGTAGAAAGAGTTCTTTACTGAGGCTTTGTCAGGGAAATTGAAACAGGGTTTCGGGATTCAGAAACAGATGATGCGGGTTATCTTGCGCTAAAGTTGTCGGCTGCTTTGGTCTAGGTGGTGCTTGAATGGATTGAAGGTCTGACATTCATTGAGATTAGAAAGATTTAATGAATGGTCTAGCAGGGTGGTTGTGTGGAAGGTTTGGTGCAGGTTTAGGTGCTATTGATGGTGATTTGAAGGATTCAAAACAGGACGGTCaattggaacttggaaggtTATGTGCAGATCAGTGTAGGCATTCACGGAATCAACTTTCATAACCCTGACTCCACAGTCACAGCGGGTTTAGATGCTGATGCTGGATTGCTGGTTGGAATTTTTTTGCATTGGTGTCTAGAGGTTCAAATTTTCAAGGAAtccacacatacacacacacacacacacacagaggacAGAAGTTTAATGCTAAGAAGTTGAGAAGTTCTACAATAAATGTCCTTCCCTCCCTTGTCAAGATTATAGTAGTACAGAAGTTATGATAGAGAGAAAATATAATCCCCATAATATAATGGAAGAGAAGTGCCAATATAAAGGAGTAAAATTGGATCCAATTTGACTTGAAGTGGTTTAAAATAGAGAAGTGCTACACTGCCACTAATAATTTTATCCCTGGCCTTGGCTAGGTCATCTGCGACATTGTTCACTTCTCTAGGCACATAGGAGAACAAGATATTCGATGACGATTCTGTGGATCAAACCTCTCCAACATGTGGATAATCATCCTCTTGGTCTGAGCTTCTCATCCACCTCTCCATTTTATGGTTTTCCTCAAATCCCTTTCCACTATTAACTTGGGAACCTTACGATGTTGTACAAATTTCAATTGAAGTATGACCTTGGGTTCCCTATTGAACACTATGCAGTTAAAGTTTTGACATTACTTCAGGTGCAAATATGCATGCAACATGTCATGCCACTGTTAA is drawn from Telopea speciosissima isolate NSW1024214 ecotype Mountain lineage chromosome 1, Tspe_v1, whole genome shotgun sequence and contains these coding sequences:
- the LOC122668158 gene encoding protein HIRA isoform X2; the protein is MSNGICTAVLRGHSSLVKGIAWDPIGSFIASQSDDKTVIIWRTSDWSLAHKTEGHWAKSLGSTFFRRLGWSPCGHFITTTHGFQKPRHSAPVLERGEWSATFDFLGHNAPIIVVRFNHSMFRRNFTNGQEVKAVTAGWSNGASKTAPKESLPYNVIAIGSQDRTVTVWTTASARPLFVAKHFFTQSVVDLSWSPDGYSLFACSLDGTVATFHFEVKEVGHRISDAELDELKRNRYGDARGRQANLAESPAQLLLEAASAKQSAGKKVTSSVQQNHTSVKSSGDPGVPNVSQTILKSSDSQPDDGNKNGGASGEELNKVPSTARISNPVKQREYRRPDGRKRIIPEAVGVPVHQENISGGTTDQALDFHPADQRKCDTGGVLADVGTREGSLKRPFSGNSEANHSGVKERSGITARATISESLVIERVPVSSGADGTINVEKSGVVKACGSEVACSSTALSIRVFDKKEGEDSIPVCLEAHFVERAVNDIVGVGNTFTTKETEVICTRGAQALWSDRVSGKVTVLAGNSNFWAVGCEDGCLQIYTKCGRRAMPTMMMGSAAIFIDCDECWKLLLVTRRGSLYVWDLFKRTCLLHDSLSSLITSSPSSSTKVTGTIKVISMRFSKSGSPLVVLATRHAFLFDMSLMCWLRIADDCFPASNFASSWTLGSIQSGELAALQVDVGKFLARKPSWSRVTDDGVQTRAHLEAQLASSLALKSPNEYRQCLLSYIRFLAREADESRLRGVCESFLGPPTGMAESTPSDVKNATWDPCVLGMKKHKLLREDILPAMASNRKVQRLLNEFTDLLSEYESAEINVDQTNSVPPSIDEVDTGPPLTEQMDSSQLVKEPGLPPTDQIDSSTLAKETDLAWTEQLDSDPPAKDSDS